A region of the Bacillaceae bacterium S4-13-56 genome:
GTTCACTTTAGTTTTATAAAGAACAAAAGGCCAATGATGGTTAGAGCAAGAGCCCCGACACTGAATGCTCCAATTTTATTTTTATCTTTATTGATTTGCCTTGCATACGAAAATGTGTAGGCAGCTATATAAAGCATGATTAACCAAAAGATGATCTCTAGCATGTAATCATTCCTTTTTCGGGTATTTCGGAGTTGTGATTTGCTCGCCAAATCCTGCCAGTGTGATATCAATAGTTACTTCCACTTTCATGTCTTTATATTTTTCATCAAAATCATAATTCTTCCATTCTTCTACCGTACTAAAATATTTACGTCCAGGTAAAGACCAATAAAAAGGTTGTCCTTTAAATTCTTCTTGAGTTTTTTTGATTAATTCCATTGCCTTTTTTTCTATTTGTTGCTTTATGCTTTTTTCCAATAACATCTGTTTATCCATGTCTATTGCGTAGTCAATTAAACTTGGGATTCCGACAATTTCTATATTTAGAGGAATATTAACTTTGATCTCAACGGGGTCCTTAGAAAAATCCATCGAGATTTCCGTTCCTTCTGGTTTCGACACTTGAGCAGAGATCCGGTGCTTTTCATCCAATGGATCCTGGTAGGACGTAAGCATCGTTTCTAAGTCTTTTGCTTTGGGTGTTAATAATAGAGCCATTCTTGTTTCTTCTCCTGTTAATAGCCCAATCATTTTACCGTGCTTGAAAACAGCTGAACCAATGACTTGAGTAGGATTGCCTGATTCTTGCTTAATTTCACCAGCCAAGTATTCATCTTCGTTGCCGTATTTTTGATTTTCAGGAGTAGCTGTTGCATAGAGAGACAAAAATAAATCACTATCTAATTCGGTTTTTTGCATATATCTATGGAGATCAGATACGGGAACAAAACCAGTTTCTTTCGTTCGATTAACCATAAATTGATAATATTTGTGCGGTCTAGTCTCAAGTTCGGGTTTATTTTTATCAAAAAACTCGCTTACTTTTTCTTTAGTAACAATTACAGTAAGGTCTCGTTGAAGCTCACGATCTTTGACAGCAATTGAAATATAATTGAAAAAATCCTCTTTTCTTGCAAGTTCCTCAGATACAATCAGCACTTTTGTATGATTATAATTTACTTTTCTTGTTACAAAGGCGTTGGCGGTATCTCTTGCAACAGTTAAATCAGGTGCCGTAAAAGAGACGATTGACGCGGGAGGTTCATCTACATTTACTCCTTTAGCAGAACCTACTTGAGGATTGGCTATATTGTAGGTTACCTTTATTCCCCCAGCATCCGAAGGGTCTAGTCCAATAGCAATGACATAAGCATTTTCTTCGATCTCTTTCTTGTCCCAACAACCACTCAAGACAAAGCAAAGGCTTGTAAAAAGCAGGATGATCCTAGAAAAATTTTGGTTGATCATCTTTTAGCCCCTCCTCTTATTTTAGATACCCCCCATAAAAGGAAGATTAAGACAGGAATAGTAACGGATATGGTAGGGAGTAGGTAGCTGTTCCATAACAAATAACTGTTGGTTACTAGGTTATTTGGTAACATCCCTAATAAGAGAACTAATGCACTTACACTTAGGATGAGCGGTTCAAACTCTTTTATTTTAAATATTGTTCCAAATAGTAAAGAGATCATATATAAATAGATAGCGAATCGAATAAAGGCTCC
Encoded here:
- a CDS encoding Ger(x)C family spore germination protein → MINQNFSRIILLFTSLCFVLSGCWDKKEIEENAYVIAIGLDPSDAGGIKVTYNIANPQVGSAKGVNVDEPPASIVSFTAPDLTVARDTANAFVTRKVNYNHTKVLIVSEELARKEDFFNYISIAVKDRELQRDLTVIVTKEKVSEFFDKNKPELETRPHKYYQFMVNRTKETGFVPVSDLHRYMQKTELDSDLFLSLYATATPENQKYGNEDEYLAGEIKQESGNPTQVIGSAVFKHGKMIGLLTGEETRMALLLTPKAKDLETMLTSYQDPLDEKHRISAQVSKPEGTEISMDFSKDPVEIKVNIPLNIEIVGIPSLIDYAIDMDKQMLLEKSIKQQIEKKAMELIKKTQEEFKGQPFYWSLPGRKYFSTVEEWKNYDFDEKYKDMKVEVTIDITLAGFGEQITTPKYPKKE